GCTTTGAGGGCTCTAAAAGAGCTCTTGTATACGAGTTCATGCCGAATGGCTCTCTTGACAGGTTCATATGCGGTACTTCTTTATCAGATGCAGACCGCTTGGAGTGGGGAAAATTGTTTGAGATTGCAGTGGGAATTGCTCGTGGGCTTGAATACTTGCATCGTGGCTGTAACACGAGAATCTTGCACTTGGACATAAAGCCTCACAACATTCTCCTAGACAAGgattttaatccaaaaatatcAGATTTTGGGCTAGCTAAACTATGTCCTGATAGAGCCAGCATCATATCAATGTCCGGGACAAGAGGGACGATAGGTTACATAGCTCCAGAGGTATTCTGTAGAAACTTTGGAGATGTTTCGCACAAATCAGATGTCTACAGCTATGGCATGATGGTGTTGGACATAGTTGGAGAAAGGAGAAACAATAATCCAAAAATCGATCATGATCATTCTAGTCAAACGTATTTCCCACATTGGATATATAAGCACCTTGAACTGAACGACGAGGATGGCATTGTGGGGGGAGAAGAATGCCATCTCATAAAGAGAAAACTAGCAATTGTTGGGTTGTGGTGCATACAGACTAATCCAAAAGATAGGCCGTCGATGAGCAGAGTGGTGGAAATGCTGGATGGAAGAGTTGAGTCATTGCAAGTCCCACCAAAGCCTTACTTGTCTTCACCCCCTAGACCAGCAGCAGCCCATGATGCTTCAGTTTCTGACTCATCAATGTAGTTTACTACCATGTTTGCATTTGTTACAACATTGTAACGACGTCGTTACCGTCATAGCTTCTACCATGAATGTGAAGTAAGAAGCTCTTAGAGTATTACAGCTTGTTTGCAATATCAAAAGATCGGGAAATGATGATTCCACGATCCCAAAAGTTGCAAACTTTTGAACAGAATCATACTAAACATATTCTTAGTCATAcatttataagaaattttttaaaatgatgtCGACCCATAATGTTGTACCCAATGGGCAAGTCGGAAGAGAGTCCAATTAGATTCAGGTTTATGGACATGTAAAACTAATTATTGGGCTCTGGGCTCACTTCAACCACTATCCTACAGACAGTGCTTGCTGCTGAACACAGTTCCCGCCATCCATCCACAAGACAAAAAAGCTGACGATAATTTCCGCCTCTGGTGGGGGCTAAGCTGAGTTGGACTAATCATGCGCTTTTGaagttcatttttatttaataaataaattttttattaattaaaatttattaaatttattgatattaataaaaattttaaaaaaatctttatttatctcgattgatatattattgatttattgcaagtcaaataattttttatgatgaaatcATATTCATACGTCGTTACACATTAATGTATGTGAGaatgtatatcttcaccgttataagaatagttttgttaagaaaaaaattgtttggcCTGcaattaagattttattttttgttaatatcaacaaatttaataaattttgactaatgaaagaacatatatattagatgaaagcaaatttggggtattaaatataatttttgtaaattataaaaaatatatataattatattaaatttgagaatagggtatataattatccctaatttttttatctaaaataaaacattgaaCTCAAAGCCTTACCGCCCTAACGCTCCCAGCTGACTAAAGCCATGAAGAGGggccacacacacacacaccccgcaagGCCGCTCCCAACCAACACTTGGAAAATGTGCATCCAATTCTTCATAATAAATCAGACTTTTccgacacacacacactgcacacacagaGACAAGAAGTAAAACACGTAAAAAAGCCATCATTTGAAATTGTGCCTGTCTTAAACTCTAATCTAATCAGAACAATCTTAACTTTCGCTTTTTGTCTTTTGGACTAAACTAATCATTACTCCTTCACTACAAAATTcgaattcttttcttctccttctccttcataatattattattaaaaagtcGATTCCACGCTCAAAGCATTGACTGCCCTTTTTTTGCTTTGTTCCGTCGCTTTCTGGATTTTACAATTCCCCATAGTGAAAAAAGCTCAAATGTGAATTACGATTGCTTTGTTACTAATTTCTTGGATTGccattttatatatgtgtttgaCTAGAATTCAgtgacaattatatttataccaaaaaaaaaaaaaaagaaagaaaagaaatgctaATGTGgaattatcttataaaaatcatattcataACTATTCCAATTTATTTAGACgagttttagatttattttattaaattaggaTCTATAAGATTTGATCCTAATatgtacaaatttattataattgtataatcATTTTGACGTATGTGGTtcacataaaattatactatttaaaaaaaattataaatatttaccatcCATGCAGTATGTACAACTTTCATGATCTATAAAATTTAAGCATCAGAAATTTATAACTAAAGCCTTTCCGATGTGATTCTAATAGTAATCTATTTCATTGGCTTTGTTGCTAAGAGATTCGAAGTATAACTTGCATGTTACTGCTAGTAATcacttatattcttttaaaatattttagttcggaaatcaataataaaaaatacaaggttattttgatattattatatttctattaattctgaaaacaaaatattagattaatcaaattatctataaatttggatatttttaattagtagtTAGAGAAAGAATAATAAGTGGAGAGGGTAGTAAGAGATTAAGAGAATGGTTGGATAAAGAtgatacatacatacatacatattcaTAATCGTAGGCCATGGAATGATTACCTCAGACACACGATTAGCATCTTAAcgttttaatcaataatttgggtcgtaaataatatgttattaGTACTAAAAGTAGTGAAAGTGGGGAGTGGCAGTCGGAAGACTAATGCGTCTTTACTTAGGACGAGCctcaaaaattgtaatttgtaatgattaatacaaaatatttaacctAATTCTTAATGACAAAAGGTTTTTGTCTCAAACCAGTACCATGCATCCAAACCTTATACTTGAGAACCTGCGGATCTAAATCTCATATAATtctatattattcatataaaaaacaataattttattaatgcacaATTGAAAATTCCTCCTGTcgaagaaatataaattacaagataCCATACACAAATactaatattacatttatacagaatatttacaatggtatgataataaatattaaaatactattaaatcattcttttctttaatagattaaaattttcaacgagttattcatttaatatgatattaaaattttaggccgaacaaaaaactatttaattgaatttcattttcacCCACTTATACTAAAATTCTAGAGTTAGGCACgacttttattttactttgatttttgtatgtgttataatatttctttttaaccCACGCATACATACAAACAAACGTCTTCAATAAGTTTCGAACAAAACGTCTtcctataaaagaaaatgtgttGTAGTGTTGTGAAAGTATGCAGTTATCTGATGAGACCTGAATCTGAATAAATGTAATGCAGGTGCAGGCAAACTTGTCAGTATTATTCACGTCCATCATCAAAAATCTCCCCAGGACCCCTCCTTCCCAACGGTCTCAAAATCTACGGTTTCCCCTATTATGAGGTTGTACTCTTTGGACACCCACACCCTCCATGGACCATGTACAACCTACAACTGCTATTCATTAAACCAGACACCTACcaacaattaatattattcaattactattttaaaaaataaaactaaaaagaggGTATATAATTCAATGCGGCGGTGCTGATATATTCTTGGggttttaattatgttatttatttaaaatttgattgcCCAATAGAGAACGTTATCGTAAATAGTTTGATAttctattaataaattcagagtcgtgaaaattttaattaatcccATACAACGTATGCGCATTTATTTATgagtttattttatcattttcaatgatacgtattatttaatttattgagatattaatataattaaatacttcgtgatttaaaacaaatatcaaagcaaaaaaagaaaattattaatttagctTTAATGGTAAAAGATGTGTTGGAAAAGGTGGCAAGAAATGGAAGTAATGAAATCTTGGATTTTGGTAAGAGAAGATATAATCTGTTATTGCACAAAGTATTATAAGAAGTAGTGTGAAGATGCTAATATAGTTTTTTGGTAATACAAAAAGCTCGTCTTTCAAAActactaataaataattcagcTGGATATTAAggagtttataattttatttttaaattcgagtgaaatattttagtttggttatgtaaattattaaacACCAGCTACCAATATTTGAGCTACATGATCACATTTTATCCAGCAactttataaacttttttttaataaatatatataagtttgagaaattgcctaaaagttaaatatgcaactctaaaaaaattaaaggtatAATTACATTGCCTAAAGGTATAATTAAAGTTTGAGAAATTGCCTAAAAGTTAAATTGCCtaagatttgatgtaattacatatagatcCTCTatgatttagaaaattacatctagcatccGTGAGCTTTACTTTCGTCgaacaaataagttcatttgTTAGCAAAATTCGttaaatttactgatattaatgaaaaaaaatattaattcataattggtttattattgacttattgcaggtccaATAAATccttttataaccaaattaccctcgTACATCTTCACTCGTTAATGCATATAAAGAGAAATGTTTTCACCGCTATAAGGGAATTTCAGAccgaaaaaaattgtttgacccacaataagttagtaatcaATCAATCGAGGATAagtttttattaagtttttttgttaatattaataaattcaataaattttgactaatggagaaatttatttgtaagatgagattaatgttaaaaaatactagatataattttataaaatctagaaaatttacttataactacattaaattttaagacaTGGGAGcgtaattatctcaaaatttaaagaattagcAAAACACCGTCTCAAATTGTCTGATTTgttctaaataaaaatctccAATCGAAATTGTATAGTGAATGAGGTGCACCAAACCATGAAGTAGGCTAAAATAATACCACCAACATTTATTAGCTTTAAATCTCTTCATTACACCTCTCTTCACTCttcacctctctctctctctctttcttcacTGCTCTCACTCACAACACTCAACACAACAATGGCAGTAGTGAAACCAACAAGACCTAGCAGCCCTTTAACCACCGCcgttttcttcttcctcctccactACACCGCCGCTATCGACAACCCCGATACCCAGCCTCTCCTTCTCTTCAAATCTACCGCCGACCCCAACGCCACTGTTCTCACCTCCTGGAACTCATCCTCGGATCCATGCACCGACTCTTGGGTCGGTGTCTCATGCCTTCGCAACCGGGTCACCCGTTTGGTCCTTGAAAAACTGGACCTCAATGGCAGTTTCCCACGTTCCCTCACCTCTCTCACCCAACTCCGGGTTCTCAGCCTCAAGCAAAACGGGTTTTCGGGTGAAATTCCGGACCTTTCCAACCTTACCAGCCTTAAATTACTCTTCCTTTCTCACAACCGTTTTTCCGGCGACTTCCCTGCTTCGTTGTCTTCGGTTTCGAAACTTTACCGCCTTGACCTGtcttacaataatttttccgGGAGCATACCGTTGAGCGTGAACCGGTTGACGCATTTAATGACGTTGAAGCTGGAAGAAAATGGGTTCACGGGTTCTATTCCGGCCTTGAGCTTACCGAACTTGCAGGAGTTTAATGTGTCAGGAAATGGGTTGACAGGGCAGATACCTGTTTCACTTTCGGGTTTCCCTGCGTCTTCGTTTTGGAACAACCGAGTTCTTTGTGGGCCACCATTGGAGAAGTGTAAGGTGGTTTCTAGCGATCCGACCCGACCCGGAGGGGCAATGGCTTCGCCCCTGAGCCCGAGGACGACGGTTGCGTCGTCTCCAACCGCAATGCCGTCGGAGTCAAAGCCGCTGATTAAATCAGGAACTACCCACCGAAGTAAAATCAGCTCGCTGGCCATAATCGGCATAATACTCGGCGATGTCTTGGTTTTAGTGTTAGTTTCATTGCTTCTATATTGCTATTTCTGGAGAAATTATACCAATAAATCCATGTCCGGCAAAAGTAGCGGCTCCCACGTTGAGAAAATTGTTTATTCGTCAAGCCCATATCCTAACCCGGCCCATTCGGGACACGAGAGGGGGAAGATGGTCTTTTTTGATGGGGAGAGGAGGTTCGAGCTGGAGGATTTGCTGAGGGCGTCGGCGGAGATGCTGGGGAAAGGCGGATTTGGAACTGCGTATAAGGCGATTCTGGATGATGGAAACGTGGTGGCAGTGAAGAGATTGAAGGATTTGAGTGTGAATGGGAAGAAAGAATTTGAGCAGCAAATGGAGGTTCTGGGCAGGCTTAAGCATCCGAATTTGGTCGGGTTGAAGGCTTACTATTTTGCTAGGGATGAGAAGTTGTTGGTCTACGATTACATGCCCAATGGCAATTTGTTTTGGCTGCTTCATGGTAACCATTCTCTACTTACATTTATCTGATGCAGTGATGCTTAGTTTACTGATTACTACAACGTTAATGAGATCGGTTAAATTGGAATGTCCAATGACATCATGTTGTCTCATGGGCCctgatttgatttaatttgctttttcgcctgatttctttatttatgcTAGATGCCACTAATTTTTTCTGCATTTATATGGAGAAATGCCATTTTAGTGATACAAAAGCGAACATAAAAGACTTAGTTTCTATACCCATACAGATCATAGTCGATAATAGGGACGCTGATAAGTTAAGACGGAGAAATGCTGACAATttactgtgtgtgtgtgtgtgtgttgttaGCAATGCCATTTAGGTGTGTAGAAATTGATTTCAAATGGGTTATGATTCCAAATGCTGCATGAATTGGTTAAGGTCACACTGCAGAACTTTTAGAGATAACATGTATGTTCTTGTTGAAGTgatcaataaaattagtttCATTGGGTTAAAGAGTTGTTTCCATGCTTCCTGAAATCTTGTTATGGAGAGGAAAATGGTAGTTGAAGATTTCCGTTCGATTTTATACTCCATCTGCTTCTCGTCCTCT
The window above is part of the Sesamum indicum cultivar Zhongzhi No. 13 linkage group LG2, S_indicum_v1.0, whole genome shotgun sequence genome. Proteins encoded here:
- the LOC105156362 gene encoding probable leucine-rich repeat receptor-like protein kinase At1g68400; translated protein: MAVVKPTRPSSPLTTAVFFFLLHYTAAIDNPDTQPLLLFKSTADPNATVLTSWNSSSDPCTDSWVGVSCLRNRVTRLVLEKLDLNGSFPRSLTSLTQLRVLSLKQNGFSGEIPDLSNLTSLKLLFLSHNRFSGDFPASLSSVSKLYRLDLSYNNFSGSIPLSVNRLTHLMTLKLEENGFTGSIPALSLPNLQEFNVSGNGLTGQIPVSLSGFPASSFWNNRVLCGPPLEKCKVVSSDPTRPGGAMASPLSPRTTVASSPTAMPSESKPLIKSGTTHRSKISSLAIIGIILGDVLVLVLVSLLLYCYFWRNYTNKSMSGKSSGSHVEKIVYSSSPYPNPAHSGHERGKMVFFDGERRFELEDLLRASAEMLGKGGFGTAYKAILDDGNVVAVKRLKDLSVNGKKEFEQQMEVLGRLKHPNLVGLKAYYFARDEKLLVYDYMPNGNLFWLLHGNRGPGRTPLDWTTRLKIAAGAAQGLAFIHNSCKSLKLMHGNIKSTNILIDRDGNARVSDFGLSVFASPSSVPKTNGYRAPEAALDGRKLTQKSDVYSFGVLLLELLTGKCPSITDISGPGSGYSSVVDLPRWVQSVVREEWTAEVFDLELMRYKDIEEEMVGLLQIGMACAQASPDQRPKMNYVVKMIDELRGVEVSPSHETLDSVSESPAVSEDTCKASE